Proteins from a genomic interval of Trifolium pratense cultivar HEN17-A07 linkage group LG6, ARS_RC_1.1, whole genome shotgun sequence:
- the LOC123890634 gene encoding F-box protein At2g26850-like isoform X2 — protein MKKIETSSKISLLNLPESTLDVILELLSPIELINMSKVCTYLRGKCRSDHLWDNHMKHKWGRVFGHFAFKEWQWHVTIITKEEGSVLNQQINILNGSLGSFSGSWPMLCVGSYLEECHNFKSLLLANHFMMALYLSLESGKFWFPAQLYRGLYVHDALVSYNSITDTFRASWNGRIVGNDLHWDKLRFSPVETSSCVRHVSDCFQELKPGDHIEIQWRGNTQAPYEWFADWWYAVIGHLDSCNENENYCLCQNSETLVVEFKQYPQRSSMRKAKLTRHTEDSAGNYGGIRKLHSQEEIQKWNELLDHQRYI, from the exons ATGAAGAAAATTGAAACTAGTTCTAAAATCTCTCTCTTGAATTTACCTGAATCAACTTTAGATGTAATTTTAGAACTCCTTTCACCAATAGAACTCATAAATATGTCTAAAGTATGCACTTATCTAAGAGGTAAATGTAGAAGTGATCATTTGTGGGACAATCACATGAAGCATAAATGGGGAAGAGTCTTTGGTCATTTTGCTTTCAAGGAGTGGCAATGGCATGTAACAATAATAACAAAGGAAGAAGGAAGTGTATTGAATCAACAAATCAATATTCTTAATGGATCACTTGGGAGTTTTAGTGGTTCATGGCCTATGTTATGTGTTGGATCATATTTAGAAGAGTGCCATAATTTTAAGAGTTTATTATTGGCAAATCATTTTATGATGGCTTTGTATTTGTCACTAGAGAGTGGCAAATTCTGGTTTCCAGCTCAATTATACAGG gGATTATATGTTCATGACGCCTTGGTTAGCTATAACTCCATAACTGATACCTTCAGAGCAAG TTGGAATGGAAGGATTGTGGGGAACGATCTCCACTGGGACAAGCTAAGATTTTCTCCAGTTGAAACCTCTTCGTGTGTTCGCCACGTGTCTGATTGTTTTCAAGAACTAAAGCCCGGGGATCATATTGAGATCCAATGGAGAGGAAACACTCAAGCTCCATATG AATGGTTTGCAGATTGGTGGTATGCTGTTATTGGTCACCTGGATTCTTGTAATGAGAATGAGAATTATTGCCTTTGTCAAAATTCTG agACCTTGGTGGTAGAGTTCAAGCAATACCCTCAAAGGTCAAGCATGAGAAAAGCAAAGCTAACCAGACATACTGAAGATTCGGCCGGAAATTATGGAGGAATTAGAAAGCTTCACAGTCAAGAAGAGATTCAAAAATGGAATGAGCTATTAGATCACCAACGATATATATAA
- the LOC123890634 gene encoding F-box protein At2g26850-like isoform X1 codes for MKKIETSSKISLLNLPESTLDVILELLSPIELINMSKVCTYLRGKCRSDHLWDNHMKHKWGRVFGHFAFKEWQWHVTIITKEEGSVLNQQINILNGSLGSFSGSWPMLCVGSYLEECHNFKSLLLANHFMMALYLSLESGKFWFPAQLYRGLYVHDALVSYNSITDTFRARTRSWNGRIVGNDLHWDKLRFSPVETSSCVRHVSDCFQELKPGDHIEIQWRGNTQAPYEWFADWWYAVIGHLDSCNENENYCLCQNSETLVVEFKQYPQRSSMRKAKLTRHTEDSAGNYGGIRKLHSQEEIQKWNELLDHQRYI; via the exons ATGAAGAAAATTGAAACTAGTTCTAAAATCTCTCTCTTGAATTTACCTGAATCAACTTTAGATGTAATTTTAGAACTCCTTTCACCAATAGAACTCATAAATATGTCTAAAGTATGCACTTATCTAAGAGGTAAATGTAGAAGTGATCATTTGTGGGACAATCACATGAAGCATAAATGGGGAAGAGTCTTTGGTCATTTTGCTTTCAAGGAGTGGCAATGGCATGTAACAATAATAACAAAGGAAGAAGGAAGTGTATTGAATCAACAAATCAATATTCTTAATGGATCACTTGGGAGTTTTAGTGGTTCATGGCCTATGTTATGTGTTGGATCATATTTAGAAGAGTGCCATAATTTTAAGAGTTTATTATTGGCAAATCATTTTATGATGGCTTTGTATTTGTCACTAGAGAGTGGCAAATTCTGGTTTCCAGCTCAATTATACAGG gGATTATATGTTCATGACGCCTTGGTTAGCTATAACTCCATAACTGATACCTTCAGAGCAAG GACACGTAGTTGGAATGGAAGGATTGTGGGGAACGATCTCCACTGGGACAAGCTAAGATTTTCTCCAGTTGAAACCTCTTCGTGTGTTCGCCACGTGTCTGATTGTTTTCAAGAACTAAAGCCCGGGGATCATATTGAGATCCAATGGAGAGGAAACACTCAAGCTCCATATG AATGGTTTGCAGATTGGTGGTATGCTGTTATTGGTCACCTGGATTCTTGTAATGAGAATGAGAATTATTGCCTTTGTCAAAATTCTG agACCTTGGTGGTAGAGTTCAAGCAATACCCTCAAAGGTCAAGCATGAGAAAAGCAAAGCTAACCAGACATACTGAAGATTCGGCCGGAAATTATGGAGGAATTAGAAAGCTTCACAGTCAAGAAGAGATTCAAAAATGGAATGAGCTATTAGATCACCAACGATATATATAA
- the LOC123890634 gene encoding F-box protein At2g26850-like isoform X3: MKKIETSSKISLLNLPESTLDVILELLSPIELINMSKVCTYLRGKCRSDHLWDNHMKHKWGRVFGHFAFKEWQWHVTIITKEEGSVLNQQINILNGSLGSFSGSWPMLCVGSYLEECHNFKSLLLANHFMMALYLSLESGKFWFPAQLYRGLYVHDALVSYNSITDTFRARTRSWNGRIVGNDLHWDKLRFSPVETSSCVRHVSDCFQELKPGDHIEIQWRGNTQAPYDWWYAVIGHLDSCNENENYCLCQNSETLVVEFKQYPQRSSMRKAKLTRHTEDSAGNYGGIRKLHSQEEIQKWNELLDHQRYI, encoded by the exons ATGAAGAAAATTGAAACTAGTTCTAAAATCTCTCTCTTGAATTTACCTGAATCAACTTTAGATGTAATTTTAGAACTCCTTTCACCAATAGAACTCATAAATATGTCTAAAGTATGCACTTATCTAAGAGGTAAATGTAGAAGTGATCATTTGTGGGACAATCACATGAAGCATAAATGGGGAAGAGTCTTTGGTCATTTTGCTTTCAAGGAGTGGCAATGGCATGTAACAATAATAACAAAGGAAGAAGGAAGTGTATTGAATCAACAAATCAATATTCTTAATGGATCACTTGGGAGTTTTAGTGGTTCATGGCCTATGTTATGTGTTGGATCATATTTAGAAGAGTGCCATAATTTTAAGAGTTTATTATTGGCAAATCATTTTATGATGGCTTTGTATTTGTCACTAGAGAGTGGCAAATTCTGGTTTCCAGCTCAATTATACAGG gGATTATATGTTCATGACGCCTTGGTTAGCTATAACTCCATAACTGATACCTTCAGAGCAAG GACACGTAGTTGGAATGGAAGGATTGTGGGGAACGATCTCCACTGGGACAAGCTAAGATTTTCTCCAGTTGAAACCTCTTCGTGTGTTCGCCACGTGTCTGATTGTTTTCAAGAACTAAAGCCCGGGGATCATATTGAGATCCAATGGAGAGGAAACACTCAAGCTCCATATG ATTGGTGGTATGCTGTTATTGGTCACCTGGATTCTTGTAATGAGAATGAGAATTATTGCCTTTGTCAAAATTCTG agACCTTGGTGGTAGAGTTCAAGCAATACCCTCAAAGGTCAAGCATGAGAAAAGCAAAGCTAACCAGACATACTGAAGATTCGGCCGGAAATTATGGAGGAATTAGAAAGCTTCACAGTCAAGAAGAGATTCAAAAATGGAATGAGCTATTAGATCACCAACGATATATATAA